CCTTGGTGTTGCGCCAAACCACCTGCGTGTAGTGCCCGCACTTCAGCTCCTCCGGGCGCCCTTTCATGCACATACCATTAGCACTGTCATAATCTTGCTTTTCATTCACCCACATTTGCACGGCTGCAGCAACTGTCATGTCGCTGCCAGGGAAGCCCATGGCAATATTTTCACCGTAGCCAAACTTGTCACGCTCAGCCTGGTCCGAGTGCTGGAGGTTGCAGTCACCAGCACGTCTCGCGGCGTAGGCCCGTGCGAATGCTGCCACGGTCTCATCCCAGACCACATCCTCAACACCCACCTCACGACGGGCAGCATTGTGGAGCGAAAGGAACTCCTGCTCTTGCGCCGTGTTCTGAGCCATTGAGGCCATAGCCATGGAGAACACAAGTACAAAGGCTACTGCTGCCTTCTCGGTCGTCGCCATACCTACCGCTAGCTTAATCTGCAGTGGATCGGTCGCAAATTCTACTGAGACGTGAGTACTCGATTGTGAGCcgttgtgttgtgtgtgtcgaACTCATGATGAGGTGCCTATTTATAGCTGGCGGCGGTCCAATAACAGGAGGATTTAGAACATGGTACCCTTTGGTTTTGCATATGTTATTACCAAGTGTCTGTACCCAATACATAGGCTAAAATTTTAATGAAACAAGTATCGTGCAGCAGTCCTGCCAAAGCCCAAGGCACGTGGGAGGTTGGAGAAAACTAAGGAATAGGTCTTGAGTTGATGCACTGCAACGTTTTCTTTGAAAGATTGGCTACCAGGAACTGGTCATGGTCCATGTGTATTTGCAGGCACGCACAAGTGTGGATCCACACATTACGCTTTTGCCTTGTTCTGCACTTTTACAGTGAAAAGGATGAATCAACTTGATTGTTTTTTATCTTAACAAAATAGAGAATCCAAGATCAATTTGAGTCGACATTTAAAAAATTGTCTAAGTAAATAGAGACTAAATACCTGAAACATGCATGGAACTGATGATTTTTCATTATTTTAATAAACCGGGCATATGCTGATCCATGAGTAACATGTTAACTTTTTCAAGTTTGTTTATAGATAACCAGAATGACCTTCTTGTATGAGGATGCCCTGTAGACCTTTTTCATTCGTATATTGGATGATCCATTTTCATTCGGCGGCACAAACGGCCAACAACTGAAATGCTTCGAATGCTGAATAGTGAACATCAGCCATATTAAGTGTAGTgcgtgtgtgtgtctatatatatgatGAAAAGAATGCCATGCCCCATGTTATACTCTTAGGGACATATAAAGAGCTACTTATTCAAATGCTAACGAACTTCATCGAGACACACAACTTATTCATTTATGCCATTTCTTTTTTAATGAAATATATATTGTTAGTCCGTGTTGCTTCTGCTTGGCTTATTGTCCTCATTCCCACAAGTAGCAAACTTGACCACCTCATGCACTGATTAGTTATGTAAATAGGTCATTTGTAAACAGTTGATAAAGTTATCAGTAAAATTAGAAATAGATGCAAGCCCCATTCGAAAAGTAGGTTCCGAGCAACCCTGAAGCCATATCTCGAAATCCAGTTTGGAGCCCATTTTGGAGCCGGATTCAAAGCCATGTTTAGTGCCAGCTTCAAATTGCCCTGTTTGGAGCCCGGTTTGGAACTATATTCCAAGCCATATTTGGAGGTACCGCTTCATCTCCCCCTCATTACCCCTCTCGGCAGCACGGGTGGAAGCCCAGCCGCGGTTTGCCTGGCCCCCTCCACCTTCTTGCCTACCATGCCGCCACTAATGCCGGGCATCAGTTGACCCTGCTAGCAATATCACCATTGTTTCTTGCTGGGATGGAGGTGGTGTTGGGCAGGTGTTTCCGGGCAAAAGCTATTCACGATATTGTCTCATTGTTCACATAAGTGGCACTTTTGGACGTCGTGTCCCTCTTAGACGTCTTTGTGGTGTGTCGCCAAAAACGGTCGATTGATCTTCGATGAAAACCCTATTCTGGCTTCCTGGATGAGGCGGTGACACCGTCTTCTATGCCGTTCTCTTCTTGAAACGTATCCTGTGTATTTGAGAAAGCAATTATAGTGGAATaagatgatttttttaaatttatggTGGTCAAATTTAGACTACTTGAAGTTAGGACACATCCAAATGTCTTATATTTCACGACAAAGGAAGTAACCCCGTAATCttcatctaaattacccacctatccTACTATAAAAACTGATATAAAGTAAAGCTCCAAATTTGCATCAAAACTTTCAATATTAAAAACAACCAAagaccccccccccaaaaaggaaaaaacaaaggaattttgaaaaaaaatgccCTAAATTAACCCCTAATTTTCGTCTAAATTATGCACCTCctcaaatattaaaaaaatagccTAAAGTAGCTCTCTAGATCTTCATCTAAATTACCGAGATCTATCAATACAAAAAATAATCTCCAAATACATCTACATAAGCTTATAAGTTATATATTTAATTCTCTCGTCATTAATATAGAAAAACTGACTAAAGGCTTGCATGCATGTTGTGTGTAACCGTTTCTCCATGTATACAAGTATGGAATAAGGAATGAACTTATCCATTTCAACGTCAAATAGAGAGCTCAATCACTTTTAAGCTAAATACATGCAAAACGCATATAAAGGTGCAATACAAAGGGAAAGCTGAGAATAGGTATGGAAAATTATACATAGTAAATGATAACTATAGTCTAGTATAACTTGACATGAATTTTATAACCCttatttcttttcctatttcgAGCATAGCATACATGGATTGGTCTTCATAATGTATTTTACAGGCACCCAAGATTGTTAGCAATCGGGTGAAAGCTAAATATAAAACTCAATGACTTGCTAGTTAGATTCTAAGGTTCTATGATCCATACAGATTTGAAGCCAACATCAGGATGCAATCATAACTTAAAACCGACATCAAGAGACAGTCATGACTTAAAAACCAGAGATGACAGAATAAATTGTGAATTGATAGCAAGAAAGAGCTTTATAGGCCACATAGCTTCTGTCCTAACTAGACACACCAAAATATAACAATATCTATTTTATATTGATATTTTAGATACATATTAATTACACTGACAAGGCTCCACACATATACTCTTCGGAGATAACTAAAACTTCACTCCCTAGTCGGATCCCAAGAGATTTATTTTTGGGAAAATGGaaactttattgatttcaaGAACAATACATCGAGGTGATACATCGTCTTGAAATTTTCCCGACCTCTGCTAAACCGACACACAGCCTAAAAAGAGTTTGTTCTTGGCAGATTGGGCCGTACACACTAATGACTATCAATCCGAAGACTAGACCGCCACCCATGTGCCCGGGCAAAAAAATCCTTGGCCACCTGCTCCAAGAAATGAGATGCAGCTACAAGCTTGTCCTGCAATGTATGTCGCTGAAGGATAGCCCACGAACGGAGCCAGTGTGTAGTCAAGTAGATAACCTGCAAAAAGGAAGATATTTTGTTATCAAACACCACAGCGTTTCTGCATCGCCAAACAGACCAACACAGGGCTGCCGCGCCTAGAAGAACTAGTAGTTTAAACTCCTTGGGTATTTCATTAAGCCAGCTCCCGAACATACTAGTCATATTTTGTGGTTTAGGGATGCCCCAGACCGCATAGACCGAAGCCCATACCATACGCGTGAACCGGCAATCTAAAAACAGATGTTGAATCATTTCATTTTCATGACAGAAGCAACATTGTTGGTTTCGTTGCCAGTTCCTTTTAGCTAGATTGTCCTTTGTAAGAATGACTCCTCGCCTGAGATACTAGAGAAATATTTTTATCTTAAGTGGGGCTTTTAATTTCTATAATCTCTTATTTAGGTTGGGGACATTTTGATTGATTAGACCCAGATAATGTGATTTAACTGAAAAAACACCTGTCTAGTCTAAGTTCCATTTGAAACCATCCCTTTCCTGGTTTAGTCTAACAGATGCCAGGCGTGAGGCTAAATTGTTCCACATCACCAGCTTATTCCCAAATAAATCTCTGCGCCAAGATAGATTAGGAATCTGTGTACTTAATACATCAGCCACTGTATCTTGTTTTTTCCTAACTATATTGTATAGTTGTGGATATTGGTCCCGTAGAGATCTATTTCCTAGCCATATGTCTTCTCAGAATCTTACTTGCGACCCATCCTTTATTATAAAGGTTCCAAATCTTAGAAAGTCTCGTTTGACCTTCATCAAGCTTGCCCAGAAATGTGAATCTCCTCTCTTCCAATGGACTTGCACCGATGGCTTAGTCCCTAGATATTTATTGCATAAGATTTGTTGACAAGTATCGTCTGTCGTTAACAGTCGATATAGCCACTTACTGAGTAAAGCTACATTTTGAGTTCCAAATTATGTATCTCTAGTCCTCCTTGATCCTTTGGTTGACACAGGATATCCCATTTGGCTAGACGATATTTTCTTTTATGCACATCgctttgccaaaaaaatctaGAACGAAAGTAATCCAACTTTTTGCGGACCCCTTTCGGAATTTCAAAGAAGGACATCATATACATGGGTAGACTGCTAAGAACGGAATTGATAAGCGTTAGACGCCCTCCAATTGAAAGATTTTTACCTTTCCAACTACTAAGGCGTTTTTCAAACCGTTCTTGGATTTCAACCAATCGCTATTAGACAACTTCCTATAGTGAATCGGAATGCCTAAATAACGAAGTGGGAATGATCCCAGATTACATCCAAACAGTTCTATGTACTGGCTTTCGCAACTCTTTGcttccccaaagcaaaagatttCGCTCTTATGGAAATTAATTTTTAACCCCGATAGCTACTTGAATGCACAAAGAATAGTCTTCATATTATGAGCTTGCTCCAGGTTATGTTCCATAAAGAGGATCGTATCGTCAGCATATTGTAGAATGGACAAGCCGTCATCCACTAGATGCGGCACCACCCCACTCACTTGACCTGCTGCTTTTGCCCTAGTAATGAATAATGTGAGCATATCAGCTACTAGATTGAACAGGATGGGTGAGAGTGGGTCACCCTGCCTAAGTCCTTTCTTTGTTTGAAAGTAGGGACCCACCTCATTGTTGACATTAATAGCTACACTTCCGCCTGATATGAAAGACTTAATCCACTCAATCTATTTTTGTGAAAAGACTTTCATCCGAAGCATCTGTATTAGAAAGTTCCATTTCACTTTGGCATAGGCATTTTCAAAATCTATTTTGAAAATGACCCCACTCAAGTTCTTGCGATGAAGTTCATGTATTGTTTCATGTAAGATCACGACTTCTAAAATGTTGCGCCCTCGCATGAAAGCTGTCTGAGACGGACTAACTATGTGGTCGGCGACTGAATTAATTCGGGTTGTTGCCACTTTAGTAAAAGATTTTAAAGCTTACGTTCAATAAGCAAATCGGCCTGTATTGCTGGATTTTACTAGCTTCTTGCGTTTTCGGTAGTAACGTAATGACACCAAAATTTAGGCTGAAAAGTGGGAGATCTCCTTTATGCAAATCATGAAACATATTCATCAAGTCCCCTTTGATGACATCCCAGAACTGCTGATAGAATTCAGCCGGGAAGCCATCTGGGCCTGGTGCTTTATTATGTTCCATATCGAAAATTGCATCCCGAATTTCCTTTTCCGTGAATGGAGCTGTAAGGAATTCATTTTCTGAAGAACTGACTTGAGGAATATCATCCGTCCTCTCTAGGAGAGTGAAATGATTCTCCTCCGGAGGTCCAAAAAGTTCTTTGTAGAATTGAGTAATGTAATCTTTAAGGTTTTTTGCCCCTCAATTTTCCCGCCTTCGTGTTCTAGGGAGAAGATACGTTTCTTACGATGTTTGCCATTTGCAATCATCTGAAAGTATCTGGTATTGTTATATCCAAAAAGAACATCGGTCGTTTTGGCCCGTTGATAGAACTTGAGTTCTTCCTCTCGCAAGAGTTTGATCAAGTCATCTCGAGCTGTTTCCAATTGATTCCTCTCCTCTTCTGTGAGTGTCCTAGTTTCAGCCTGAGTGTCAAGATTAGTGACAACCAATTGGAGGTATTCTTTTTGTGCTCTATACTCCCCATGATGATGGCGAGCCCACCCCCGCATATGTTATTACCAAGTGTCTGTACCCAATACATAGGCTAAAATTTTAATGAAACAAGTATCGTGCAGCAGTCCTGCCAAAGCCCAAGGCACGTGGGAGGTTGGAGAAAACTAAGGAATAGGTCTTGAGTTGATGCACTGCAACGTTTTCTTTGAAAGATTGGCTACCAGGAACTGGTCATGGTCCATGTGTATTTGCAGGCACGCACAAATGTGGATCCACACATTACGCTTTTGCCTTGTTCTGCACTTTAACAGTGAAAAGGATGAATCAACTTGATTGTTTTTTATCTTAACAAAATAGAGAATCCAAGATCAATTTGAGTCGACATTTAAAAAATTGTCCAAGTAAATAGAGACTAAATACCTGAAACATGCACGGAACTGATGATTTTTCATTATTTTAATAAACCGGGCATATGCTGATCCATGAGTAACATGTTAACATTTTCAAGTTTGTTTATAGATAACCAGAATGACCTTCTTGTATGAGGATGCCCTGTAGACCTTTTTCATTCGTATATTGGATGATCCATTTTCATTCGGCGGCACAAACGGCCAACAACTGAAATGCTTCGAATGCTGAATAGTGAACATCAGCCATATTAAGTGTAGTgcgtgtgtgtgtctatatatatgatGGAAAGAATGCCATGCCCCATGTTATACTCTTAGGGACATATAAAGAGCTGCTTATTCAAATGCTAACGAACTTCATCGAGATACACAACTTATTCATTTATGCCATTTCTTTTTTAATGAAATAAATACTGCTAGTCCGTGTTGCTTCTGCTTGGCTTATTGTCCTGATTCCCACAGGTAGCAAACTTGACCACCTCATGCACTGATTAGTTATGTAAATAGGTCAGTTGTAAACAGTTGATAAAGTTATCAGTAAAATTAGAAATAGATGCAAGCCCCATTCGAAAAGTAGGTTCCGAGCAACCCTGAAGCCATATCTCGAAATCCAGTTTGGAGCCCATTTTGGAGCCGGATTCAAAGCCATGTTTAGTGCCAGCTTCAAATTGCCCCGTTTGGAGCCCGGTTTGGAACTATATTCCAAGCCATATTTGGAGGTACCGCTTCACCTCCCCCACATTACCCCTCTCGGCAGCAAGGGTGGAAGCCTAGCCGCGGTTGGCCTGGCCCCCTCCACCTTCTCGCCTACCATGCCGCCACCAACGCCGGGCAGTAGAAGCCTGTGCGGCGGCGAGGCATCCCTCCGCCGCCCCCCGTCCCACCCTAGCTCAGATCCGGCCCTTGCCGGAGCTCTCCCACCTCCTCCGGCGCGGTcgttcctccgccgccggtccccgACGCTCCCCCTTCGCCGCCCCCTCCGGCGCTCATTCCGCAGCcccccgccggccccgccgcgccctACCGTAGATCCGGGCCCTCCTCATGCcgcgccttcctcctccccgccgccggcctccttcCCGCCGTGCCCTACCTTAGATCCGAGCGGCCGCCAGCGcccaccctcctcctcccggcgcccacctcctcccctgctcctccccgcAGCACGCGCCTCCTTCCCGCCGCCGCGAACGCCTCCTCCCCGCCACCGtacccgcctcctcctcctcccccccccccccccccccccgtctcCTTTTGCACGGTGCTCCCTGCCTGCAGCCGCCGGCTCCCCCGGTCCCTTGCCCCGCTGCTCACCACTCCCGGCGACCAACGCTGCCACCCCACCCCCAGGTGACCAACCGATGGCATATTTCGACCATGAAAACTTCACACTCTTTGAGGAAGAAGAGTTCAACTTGCACATTAATGTTTTTGCCGACCTCTTAATAATTACCAAGTTTGCTTCATATCCACATACTCCACAAGAAGTCCCCCGTGCTGTCAATCGCGAAAAGCTACAGCAAGTGATATTGAACCACATTGGGATAGAGCTTCCGATAGAGAATATCTTACGTTTTCTCAATGATTACGTGGTGCTAACCCGATCATATGACGAAGCCAATCGCATCTTGAGTCTACCATACATCCAAGTTAAGAACCATGTCCTTGCGATCGTAGGATGGTCGCCCGATTATGGTTCCACTACATTACACTTGGATGACTTTATACCACTAGAATCCCAGATACTAGCTAGACGACAACGGGCAGAAGGAAATCACGTAGCACTCAGTCTTCTCATATCTGGAATGCCACCACAACTTTTTGTGCAGTGTCGCACGGTATTATCTAGAATCTTCGCGAACATATGTCACCTTCGCGACGTCCAGATGAGGAGAACTGATTTCTCAATCAGGGCGAACACATTCGCTCCAAGGGACGCTATACCTAGTGTTGTATATATAGGTGTCCGCAGAGTTAATGCAGGGGTGCCTACTTGAGCATGTGGCCACTTTGGATTCGTGCTGATGTTCTTCCACTGG
The Panicum virgatum strain AP13 chromosome 6N, P.virgatum_v5, whole genome shotgun sequence genome window above contains:
- the LOC120678544 gene encoding pathogenesis-related protein PRB1-2-like; translated protein: MATTEKAAVAFVLVFSMAMASMAQNTAQEQEFLSLHNAARREVGVEDVVWDETVAAFARAYAARRAGDCNLQHSDQAERDKFGYGENIAMGFPGSDMTVAAAVQMWVNEKQDYDSANGMCMKGRPEELKCGHYTQVVWRNTKAIGCARVKCDNGGIFITCNYTPAGNVLGERPF